In the Desulfitobacterium hafniense DCB-2 genome, CTGGAGGAGCTGGACGCTTATACGATCTACCGGCCTGATGTGGTTCTGTATGATGTCCTGGGCGATGTGGTCTGCGGCGGTTTTGCCATGCCGATCCGGGGCGGCTACGCCGATGAGGTGTGTATCGTCACTTCCGGTGAGATGATGTCCCTGTATGCGGCGGCCAACATCTCCCACGCCGTCAAAAGCTTTGGCAAGCGGGGCTATGCTTCCCTGCGCGGGCTGATTCTCAATGCCAAAAACTTTGCAGGAGAGCAGGAACTGGTGGACAAGGCGGCGGCGGAGATTGGAGCGCCGGTTCTTTACCGTCTGCCCCGGGATCCGGCGGTGCAGCAGGCCGAAGCCCAGGGCAAAACCGTGGTGGAGGCTTTCCCGGATTCGGAGATGGCCGGGCATTATAGGGCTTTGGCCAAACACCTGCTGGAGGGGGCTGCTAAGG is a window encoding:
- a CDS encoding AAA family ATPase — protein: MKKIAIYGKGGIGKSTTVSNVSAAMAAMGLKVLQIGCDPKADSTRNLTGGKNIPTVLDTLREQSDATLEELVVESSTGVLCVEAGGPVPGVGCAGRGIITAFEKLEELDAYTIYRPDVVLYDVLGDVVCGGFAMPIRGGYADEVCIVTSGEMMSLYAAANISHAVKSFGKRGYASLRGLILNAKNFAGEQELVDKAAAEIGAPVLYRLPRDPAVQQAEAQGKTVVEAFPDSEMAGHYRALAKHLLEGAAKV